In Takifugu flavidus isolate HTHZ2018 chromosome 1, ASM371156v2, whole genome shotgun sequence, the DNA window AGAGCACTCGTCCTCCGCGTCCACGAGCTTGGAGGTAGACACGTCATCCGAGGCCTCGTCGGGGAGGAGTCGCAGGTCATTCATGGGGCTCTCAGACAAGGAGCTCCTAAAGTGTGCGTTCCCTCACCCCCAGGCTGAAGGAGACGCAGAGAGCCTGGGCAGCCACGGTCAGCACCTTCGCCCGCCTGGACCAGACCAAACCTTTCTCATCTATCACCAAAGGATGACTAGCAGCGTGTCTTCTGTTTTAGCAGATGATTTGGAATCGGATGGTCCCAACGCCTTGAGGTACGTCCCCGGAAAGGCGCGGTCCCACCACCTGGAGATGATGTTGtccaaagaggagctggaggaagagcagaggtcaGTGAAGACCACTTTTCCTGAAACTCAGGTCACCGCCTGATTGAGGGGTTACCACTTCTGCCCTCCCCCGTCAGCCCTGTTAATCCCCTTTACGCTGTCTCCACGTGTGTTAGCGTCTCGTCAGGCTTCTGTTTAGAGGTTTACCGCCGGGTTTAGGCCGCCGCCGCCAGGGTTTGGACGGGACGGCAGGCTGGGGACAACGTTTCtgccaaaaataaaaacccacagggaagagagagagactgatcTCATTAATGAATTAGATGTTTTCACACACGCTGTTCTTATCTTTGCCGAAGCTGATTCGATGATCTTATCTCTTTACCCTCCCATCTCTGCCCTTCCACCTCAGATGTGTGATTCTCTGGTGTTGATTGCTGCCACCTCTGAGTCCGGTAGTTCACCCTCGAGGGATCGGCTCTGTTCTTGTCCACACGGAgaccttgtttttttcccccttaagtGTGTCCTGAATGTTCTGTCTTACAAAAGCACTAATATGCAGATGAATCCTGGTATCGCCCTTCCGTCCACCTTTAAAGAAAGTCCACTCTCACTGGACTCTCCACTCACTGTTAAAACTACGTTGATGAAGTTAATATTTCAAGTATAAACGAGGAGCTTTTGGGGATTAAATTTGAGTTCTTGACTATTTTTCACAAAGAGCTCAAAAAGCAACATATGGTTTAAACGTAGCCGCTCAGCTAAGCTCACACTGAGCCACGTAAGGGTTGTGAACCCGCCCTGATGAATGTCATCTCATCATCTCTCCGCCAAGGGTGCAGCGTGAGCAGCTGGCCGccatcttccagctgctgaaggacaACCAATCAACGTTTGGGGACGTGTCAGAGGGAGacatggaggagcagctcagactTTACTCCATCTGAGAGCCTGGACGTCACAAGCAAATCCTCACAGCTGTATAGGCACACAGTTAAAGACTAAGAGGGGATAAATTAGGTTTTGCATTGTAATTTATGAATAAAATCGTGTTCATTTATTGTCTCACTTTTTTATGTTGTTAAATCTATATTTTCTGCCTCAGTTGTGTAATAAATCACATTACGGAAGAGCATAAAGAAATTTAgttttatgcattttatttccTCACATTTGTTTTTGGAACATTTTTTGTGATGCGTCAGTCCAATTCTGAGATTCTGCTTTTAATTCTTCACATGTAACATCCCATATCCGACCACTATGTCAGGTGGAAGAGGACAAGAGCAGTGATACAAGTTAAGATCTCACTGTCAAACTGGTCCTCGcataaataaacattaaaattcCAAACTGAACACACGTGAATGTGGCTAAAGACTTAAAATACAGAGGCTCTATCAAAGATGAGACCAGGAAAGAGAATCTGCGCAGCCCTGAtgtaaaaagcagaaaaataaagtcataCTCCGATGATTTCATACACAAAACATTTCCACATCTGGATGGAAATAAGTAGAAAAATCTGGCGCATCATGTAAGCACTCAAAATTAAAGGGCCCAGTTTTATGGATTTACATAGGAAgttattgctgttttcaacCTTTTCAGTGCTTTCTGTGTAACTTCTGCGGACCAAcgagattattttaaattttgccTTCTGTGGAagaaacagcgccacctgctgatGAAAAGCACGACgacaaaacatttttaacaaagcagcagcaaataaagcaatgtttatttaaaacccATCTAGAAAGTGATAGCACAAAGGATACACACTGGCACAGTTGTGTACTTTGTGTGATGTTTGTCTCATTTTTTAATCGttgattttaatttttcctCCGTATTGTCCGGTTGATTTTCATTGCAAATCGCGAAAAAGACACCCTTAAAAACCCTACATCCATACAAGTAGCCAAGTCTTAAACACGCAGATGAAATATCTGAGTTTAGGACTCATCAAGGAGTTTTTTCGTTCAACCAATAGACCGGAAGTCACACATATCCCAGAATGCCTTGCGTCTTCGGCTACAGCAGAAATAATGCTGGACATAATTTAATGATGCATTTCATAAATACCTATGTTACGCATTGTGAATATAATATAGAGGTACTTTGTCTTGATTTGGTTTTTCATGAGCATAATGATGAGGGTTTTTCCAACCGTCTGTGAAACTTCCATTGATCGTAATGACGCGGCTCCTCGTTCCGTTGTCTCGCCAGTCACTCTTGTTTCACTTCAGATCGTATAAATCTTTCGCCTTTTACTAAAGATTTCCGTGGAGTGGAACAACAAGAGTTTAACTCAATTTTTTGATGCCCTGCCTCGTGCGGGGCTTCCTTTGATTGTTCAAAAATAACCATTCACCCGCAAACAGCTAGTTCTGCACGTGCTGATAAAGATTAAGACTTGGTTCAGTATTATGTTCAGTTGTGTCTCTGTCCCGCTTCTCTTTGAACAAAACTTCCTGTCTCGCGGACAATTCCGTTCTAAGTAATTTAAATCACTTTTCAGAGCCGTCTCTAGCGGTTACGTCACACACCCGGAAGTTGCTGCTCATTCCCAGAATCCCTTGCGCCACAGCCGGAAGTTGTTACGGGCATAAAGGAAATCATTTTAAGTTCTAATTTCACGCCACAGCAGTGATTTGAGATGACTTTTGTAGCGATATTTTCGTTACACGCTTTTCTTTTGCTAGGCAGAGATTTCTATAGGTTATTTGCTTGTAAACGTGTGTCAGTATTTGTTTTAGCCAGTGAGAGCCCATTATGAATTATTAATATGTCCGTCTCTGCTTGGAAATCTATTGTCTTTAAACACAAACGTCCTTCAGCGGGAGATCAGTGGATCGTTCATTTGTCGACATCATATGAGTTAATCACACTTTAAAATATCTGTATCAAGTTTTGGCCGCTCCTACAAATGCTCAATGATAAATGTTGCTCCTCGGTTCATCAGTCAGAGTTTGAAAATACAAAATCTACATTTAAACATAAACTTCTATGAATATGTTAACTGGAATGGAATAAAACACTGTTAACTATTTAGTCTAATGTCAAATGTTACAGCCGTACGATTTAAATATTTTAGGGAGAGGGTTATTTTACCAATTTGTTCTGATTAGtcaaagataaaaaaaagtaaaaaagtaTTTACACAAAGCTAACCTTAGAAAAGAATGTTGCCGTGAATTAGTCGCACAAGGTCAAAGAAAGAATTGAAATGGAAGTCTTCTACTGCAGTAAATTACACCTACCTTCATAAAAATGCCTCGGAGGCAGCATAAACAATAAAGCAACGTTGAGTCTCATGATGAAATGGTGTCCACAAAATATCTTTTAAACCCGCCTTTAAAATTGTGAATTATGACAACATGGG includes these proteins:
- the LOC130533128 gene encoding uncharacterized protein LOC130533128 isoform X1; amino-acid sequence: MDLTFVLSAAIFTLLAIVVATSLLSGSSSAARAAAAKPGVGHRNGPASGSERAEAEAKHNGHAPEDKPQQKAADDWCDISGSAHDHWDVVKSVQSEEAQSHLHPEDLATQAEHSSSASTSLEVDTSSEASSGRSRRSFMGLSDKELLKCAFPHPQAEGDAESLGSHADDLESDGPNALRYVPGKARSHHLEMMLSKEELEEEQRVQREQLAAIFQLLKDNQSTFGDVSEGDMEEQLRLYSI
- the LOC130533128 gene encoding uncharacterized protein LOC130533128 isoform X2; protein product: MDLTFVLSAAIFTLLAIVVATSLLSGSSSAARAAAAKPGVGHRNGPASGSERAEAEAKHNGHAPEDKPQQKAADDWCDISGSAHDHWDVVKSVQSEEAQSHLHPEDLATQAEHSSSASTSLEVDTSSEASSGRSRRSFMGLSDKELLKCAFPHPQAEGDAESLGSHDDLESDGPNALRYVPGKARSHHLEMMLSKEELEEEQRVQREQLAAIFQLLKDNQSTFGDVSEGDMEEQLRLYSI